In one Rhizobium leguminosarum genomic region, the following are encoded:
- a CDS encoding IS630 family transposase has translation MVGRRADLVVLSDADRSFLESQVRRLKAPRSLSDRCRMVLLCAQGLQSKDVAERLGVHEHTVGKWRRRFVQDGMEGLTDEYRAGRPRTVSDAQVAQVVERTLNTTPKDATHWSIRSMAADSGLSHTTIRRIWTAFGLQPHRAETFKLSSDPLFVDKVQDIVGLYMSPPDRAIVLCVDEKSQIQALDREQPVLPMAPGVAERRTHTYVRNGTTSLFAALDIATGAVIGHCYKRHRATEFLDFLKRIDAEMPNGPDVHLVMDNYATHKTPRIKAWLARRPHWHVHFTPTSASWINQVERWFAELTRKQLQRGVHRSTAELEADIDAFIESHNENPTPYKWVKSADQILASVKRFCQKTMNRTSDSGD, from the coding sequence ATGGTTGGCAGGCGGGCGGACCTCGTCGTTCTGAGCGACGCGGATAGAAGTTTTCTCGAATCTCAGGTTCGCCGGCTTAAAGCGCCACGCTCCTTATCGGATCGCTGCCGGATGGTCTTGCTGTGCGCGCAGGGTCTGCAAAGCAAGGACGTTGCCGAACGCCTGGGCGTTCATGAGCACACGGTTGGCAAATGGCGCCGCCGGTTCGTACAGGATGGTATGGAAGGGTTGACGGATGAATATCGTGCCGGCCGACCGCGAACTGTCTCCGACGCGCAGGTTGCCCAGGTCGTCGAACGTACCTTGAACACCACCCCCAAGGATGCCACGCACTGGTCCATCCGTTCGATGGCAGCCGATAGCGGACTGTCGCATACCACCATTCGTCGGATTTGGACCGCATTCGGCCTGCAGCCGCACCGTGCCGAGACATTCAAGCTTTCCTCTGATCCGCTCTTCGTCGACAAGGTGCAGGACATCGTCGGCCTCTATATGTCGCCCCCGGACCGGGCGATCGTGCTCTGCGTGGATGAGAAATCGCAAATCCAGGCACTGGATCGCGAGCAGCCTGTGCTGCCCATGGCGCCGGGTGTCGCCGAACGACGGACCCATACCTATGTCCGCAACGGCACGACATCGCTGTTCGCCGCGCTCGACATTGCCACTGGGGCAGTGATCGGCCATTGCTACAAGCGTCACCGGGCCACTGAGTTCCTCGACTTCCTGAAGCGGATTGATGCCGAAATGCCCAATGGACCAGACGTGCATCTGGTGATGGACAACTATGCGACCCACAAGACGCCAAGGATCAAGGCCTGGCTCGCGCGCCGCCCGCACTGGCATGTTCACTTCACGCCAACGTCGGCATCCTGGATCAATCAGGTCGAGCGCTGGTTCGCAGAGTTGACGCGAAAACAGTTGCAGCGCGGCGTACACCGATCCACCGCAGAGTTGGAAGCCGACATCGACGCCTTCATCGAAAGTCACAACGAAAACCCAACCCCATACAAGTGGGTCAAATCCGCCGACCAGATCCTCGCATCCGTCAAGCGATTCTGCCAAAAGACAATGAACCGAACTTCAGATTCAGGTGACTAG
- a CDS encoding glycosyltransferase family 4 protein, producing MKALLLVSELEDYTISFASGVAQHLDVVLAVPRRRYAHLASSFDSAVDLHLLDWPRHRSLSNPWFLYQLTRLIRREQPNLIHLLSNSTLWLNLAVPFWRPIPLVTTIHDVEIHPGDLETRTLPGWAPELMMRQSGHLVVHGEVLKQLVLDRYAKSADHVHVLSHPSILRYAELAGRQKMTPREADGTIRVLLFGRIFAYKGLEHLVRAEAMLKDVLPNLRITVAGRGDDPRIFQPLMGDAGRYDIRNRFIEDSEVAQLFLDTDIVVLPYTEASQSGVLNLAAAFGKPVIVTDVGELRGTVQPNGLGMVVPPGDAKELAAAIKTLADKGELRNNYGANALEWAKGPNSPERVGARAAAVYREVVGSC from the coding sequence ATGAAGGCACTGCTATTGGTTTCCGAACTGGAAGATTATACCATCTCCTTCGCCAGCGGCGTTGCCCAACACCTGGACGTTGTGCTTGCCGTGCCGCGTCGACGCTATGCACATCTCGCCTCTTCCTTCGATTCGGCTGTTGATCTGCACCTTCTGGACTGGCCGAGACACCGTTCTCTCTCCAATCCCTGGTTTCTGTACCAGCTTACACGCCTGATCCGGCGGGAACAGCCGAACCTTATTCATCTCCTTAGCAATTCTACGCTTTGGCTGAACCTCGCCGTGCCGTTCTGGCGCCCGATCCCGCTTGTGACGACCATCCATGACGTGGAAATCCATCCCGGCGATTTGGAGACGCGTACGCTGCCCGGCTGGGCTCCCGAATTGATGATGAGACAATCCGGACATCTTGTGGTCCACGGCGAGGTACTGAAGCAGCTGGTTCTCGATCGATACGCGAAATCCGCCGATCACGTCCATGTCCTGTCGCATCCCTCCATCCTTCGCTATGCGGAACTCGCCGGGCGACAGAAGATGACGCCGCGCGAAGCCGATGGAACTATACGCGTCCTGCTGTTCGGACGGATTTTTGCCTACAAGGGCCTGGAACATCTGGTCCGGGCCGAAGCGATGCTCAAGGACGTGCTTCCCAACCTGCGCATCACGGTCGCAGGCCGCGGCGACGACCCCCGGATATTCCAGCCGCTTATGGGGGATGCCGGCCGCTACGACATTCGCAATCGTTTTATCGAGGATTCAGAGGTCGCCCAGCTTTTCCTGGACACCGACATCGTCGTGCTTCCCTATACGGAAGCATCCCAAAGCGGTGTGCTCAACCTTGCCGCCGCATTTGGCAAACCGGTCATCGTTACGGATGTCGGCGAGTTGCGGGGTACCGTTCAGCCCAACGGGTTGGGAATGGTGGTCCCTCCCGGAGACGCCAAAGAGCTCGCGGCAGCGATCAAAACATTGGCAGACAAAGGCGAGCTTAGAAACAATTACGGTGCCAATGCGCTGGAATGGGCCAAAGGACCGAATTCGCCTGAACGGGTCGGCGCCCGGGCCGCAGCCGTTTATCGAGAGGTGGTCGGGTCATGCTGA
- the gmd gene encoding GDP-mannose 4,6-dehydratase — protein sequence MDTGMRENRKVALVTGITGQDGAYLAEMLLEKGYIVHGLKRRSSSFNTSRIEHLYEDPHIENPRFILHFGDMTDSTNLIRVVQETQPDEIYNLAAQSHVQVSFETPEYTANADGTGTLRLLEAIRLLGLTKKTRFYQASTSELYGKVQEVPQSETTPFYPRSPYAAAKLYAYWIVVNYREAYGMHASNGILFNHESPIRGETFVTRKITRAAAAIHLGLQERLYLGNLDAKRDWGHAREYVRGMWLMLQQDEPEDYVLATGETHSVRSFVDKAFAKVGMPIEWRGKGVEEKGYDKTSGQCVVEIDPAYFRPTEVDLLIGDPTKAHTKLGWKHESSLDQLVAEMVREDLKVMARNVPSVGATKGFAHA from the coding sequence ATGGATACGGGAATGAGAGAGAACCGAAAAGTTGCGCTGGTGACGGGCATAACAGGTCAGGACGGCGCGTATCTGGCCGAAATGCTGTTGGAGAAAGGCTATATCGTTCACGGCCTCAAGCGACGCTCATCGTCCTTCAATACCAGTCGCATCGAGCATCTCTACGAGGATCCCCACATCGAGAACCCTCGCTTTATCCTGCATTTCGGGGATATGACCGATTCAACGAATCTCATCCGTGTCGTTCAGGAAACGCAGCCGGACGAGATCTATAATCTCGCCGCACAGAGCCACGTTCAAGTCTCTTTCGAGACGCCGGAATACACAGCGAACGCGGATGGAACCGGTACTCTTCGGCTACTTGAAGCAATTCGCCTCCTGGGGCTGACCAAGAAGACCCGCTTCTATCAAGCCTCCACCTCAGAGCTCTATGGCAAAGTCCAGGAAGTCCCGCAGAGCGAAACGACGCCTTTCTACCCTCGCTCACCCTACGCGGCGGCCAAGCTCTACGCCTATTGGATTGTGGTCAATTATCGCGAGGCATACGGCATGCACGCCTCGAACGGCATTTTATTCAATCATGAAAGCCCGATCCGCGGCGAAACATTCGTGACCCGCAAGATCACCCGGGCGGCGGCTGCGATCCATCTTGGCCTGCAGGAAAGGCTCTATCTCGGTAATCTGGATGCCAAGCGCGACTGGGGACATGCACGAGAATATGTCCGCGGCATGTGGCTGATGCTGCAACAGGACGAACCGGAGGACTATGTCCTTGCGACCGGCGAAACGCACTCGGTTCGTTCCTTTGTCGACAAGGCCTTTGCCAAGGTGGGCATGCCAATTGAGTGGCGTGGGAAAGGGGTTGAGGAAAAGGGATACGATAAGACATCCGGTCAGTGTGTGGTGGAGATCGATCCCGCTTACTTCCGTCCGACTGAAGTTGATCTTTTGATTGGCGATCCGACGAAGGCGCACACGAAGCTTGGTTGGAAACATGAGAGCAGTCTTGATCAGCTAGTGGCGGAGATGGTTCGCGAGGATCTGAAAGTCATGGCACGCAATGTTCCGTCGGTAGGCGCAACAAAAGGTTTTGCTCATGCCTGA
- a CDS encoding GumC family protein, which yields MTISTVPPDRNLPISPMRYDPRFQVETKADNFDLGSAFGLIRRRMIVIITITVLLMVPAANMISGLKPIYQASARLIVHQPLATSLGGDDTSRGDALDVKSETERLLSRSISERVVREMQLNMQPEFNPALRKTSFLEKIRAKLRGLFDTKKPALPAGDGIEATIPEYYQALGVWHEDKSEVIQISFTASDAELAAAVPNRLVGIYLDERKGSVSGRLDFAEEWIRQRITGQQVRADIARDAARNYQESMDIVSKEDAQDERIKTLLELTGREGKIEESRVEVKATISALEATDNASVAVQNIIVPDSITAKQRDLHAQEQDLARLLETYDGNAEAVVDLRRKIEQSRIDLDLATKQYLQAMRAKLAALDHEANAVQSILAVAQEKRTRDALAQTELTRLQRIAEKEQASLDKLEDQRRDLAAKAMLPGAELEVFSPASVPLVSQGRGRLSYLVGALLAAISAAVTAAFVIEMWDRTVRSFDQISGMARTIPAGLIPRLARRENSKTMFAHMPVPMFDEAIRTVVLSLKQSNGGKLPNSIVVTSAHSGDGKSLVARSLAMELAAAAIPVLLVDGDLRRGKLDTFFRSGVMYGLNEFLNGQADFRDIIYHHPSGIDFIPSGKFSLQRRVRPNGLAEIIEMAVAAGQIVIFDSAPVLASTDTVHLTALAERTLAIVRWGKTSRRAVEFSLQQMKSSRNSEIVVAINNVNPEKHALYNFSDSELFSKSLMKYYKFKV from the coding sequence ATGACGATTTCCACTGTTCCGCCGGACCGCAACCTTCCGATCTCGCCGATGCGCTATGATCCTCGCTTTCAGGTTGAGACCAAGGCGGACAATTTCGATCTGGGATCCGCCTTCGGTCTCATCAGGCGAAGAATGATCGTGATCATCACCATAACCGTGCTGCTGATGGTGCCTGCGGCAAACATGATCTCCGGGTTGAAGCCGATCTATCAGGCCTCGGCCCGATTGATTGTCCACCAGCCTCTCGCGACATCACTTGGTGGGGACGACACCAGCCGCGGTGATGCACTTGACGTGAAATCGGAGACTGAGCGGCTTTTATCCAGAAGCATCTCAGAGCGGGTGGTCCGCGAAATGCAGCTTAACATGCAGCCGGAGTTCAATCCGGCGCTGCGGAAGACATCTTTCCTTGAGAAGATCCGGGCAAAGCTGCGCGGCCTGTTCGACACGAAAAAACCCGCATTGCCGGCGGGAGACGGCATCGAAGCCACCATCCCGGAATATTATCAGGCGCTCGGTGTATGGCACGAAGACAAGAGTGAAGTTATCCAGATCAGCTTCACTGCGAGTGATGCTGAACTCGCGGCCGCGGTTCCCAACCGGCTCGTCGGCATTTACCTCGACGAGCGGAAGGGCAGTGTCAGTGGCCGCCTGGATTTCGCGGAAGAATGGATCCGGCAACGCATCACCGGACAGCAGGTTCGCGCGGATATCGCCCGCGACGCTGCCCGCAACTACCAGGAATCGATGGATATCGTCTCGAAAGAGGACGCTCAGGACGAACGGATCAAGACGCTCCTGGAACTCACCGGCCGCGAAGGGAAAATCGAGGAAAGCCGGGTCGAGGTAAAGGCGACGATTTCAGCGCTTGAGGCAACGGATAACGCCTCGGTTGCAGTGCAGAACATCATTGTCCCTGATAGCATCACCGCAAAGCAGCGCGATCTTCACGCACAAGAGCAAGATCTCGCCCGTCTTCTTGAGACATATGACGGCAATGCCGAGGCCGTGGTGGATTTGCGTAGGAAGATCGAACAATCCCGTATCGATCTCGACCTTGCGACCAAGCAGTATCTCCAGGCAATGCGCGCCAAGCTCGCCGCACTTGATCATGAAGCCAACGCAGTGCAATCCATCCTGGCCGTCGCTCAGGAAAAACGCACACGCGATGCCCTGGCGCAGACGGAATTGACGCGACTGCAGCGTATTGCGGAAAAGGAGCAAGCGTCACTCGACAAGCTCGAGGACCAGCGCCGCGACCTTGCCGCCAAGGCCATGCTGCCGGGCGCGGAACTGGAGGTTTTCTCACCGGCTTCAGTGCCGCTCGTGTCACAGGGACGTGGACGGCTTTCCTATCTGGTAGGCGCCCTCCTGGCTGCGATCTCGGCCGCCGTAACGGCGGCTTTCGTGATCGAAATGTGGGACCGGACGGTCCGGAGTTTCGACCAAATATCTGGAATGGCGCGCACGATACCGGCTGGACTTATCCCGCGTCTGGCGCGGAGGGAAAATTCGAAGACGATGTTCGCACATATGCCGGTACCGATGTTTGACGAAGCAATCCGTACCGTGGTGCTTTCACTCAAGCAGTCCAATGGCGGCAAGTTGCCGAACAGCATCGTCGTTACCTCAGCTCACAGCGGAGACGGTAAGTCGCTTGTCGCGCGATCGCTGGCTATGGAACTTGCCGCCGCCGCGATTCCGGTGCTGCTGGTCGATGGCGACCTTCGGCGGGGAAAACTCGATACGTTTTTCAGGTCGGGGGTAATGTACGGACTGAACGAATTCCTGAATGGCCAGGCCGATTTCCGCGACATCATCTACCACCATCCGAGCGGCATCGATTTCATTCCATCTGGAAAATTCAGTCTCCAGCGGCGCGTCCGTCCGAACGGCCTGGCAGAAATCATCGAGATGGCGGTCGCAGCCGGCCAGATTGTCATCTTCGACAGCGCGCCTGTGCTCGCCTCGACAGATACTGTCCATTTGACTGCTTTGGCGGAAAGAACACTGGCAATCGTTAGATGGGGAAAGACGAGCCGCCGCGCCGTCGAGTTCAGCCTGCAGCAAATGAAAAGCTCGCGAAATTCGGAAATCGTTGTCGCGATCAACAACGTAAACCCCGAAAAGCATGCATTGTATAATTTCAGCGACTCGGAGTTGTTTTCGAAATCTCTGATGAAATACTACAAATTCAAAGTGTGA
- a CDS encoding ROK family transcriptional regulator: MRYLRSGPRRLQTQDMGAPRAKTIGLRSGEIADRNIRVILEAIRRHGPLTRMELGRHCGLSGPGITNILRRLADQKLVTSHRRNGLGGGATATEFALRPEGAFSIGVKLRQRRGEIVLIDLSGQVHDRVYFSLDPADRVGAVHTAVKDIADRHAALPILGLGIAANDWTDEQSDQIAALSTVARPYVENECTASLLAERTIGSSTRDGGLAMIIIDDDVQAGFLIRGIPYSGVHGRAGSIGEMLTGPDNVRLNTVVGFESLRSRIGDQEFTRLLDGEEFSSPSLSQWIREAAGHLLDPIIAMAGFLAPSVVMIGSDLPQGVIEALIHQLSIERRDTSTRPLLTPWISPMKPASFSGGGVALGAALLPFLNTLLLPPASA, encoded by the coding sequence ATGCGGTATCTTCGATCAGGGCCGCGTCGGCTTCAAACCCAGGACATGGGCGCCCCGCGCGCCAAAACAATTGGTCTCAGGTCCGGTGAAATCGCCGATCGAAATATTCGCGTCATCCTGGAAGCCATCCGCCGCCATGGTCCGTTGACGCGGATGGAGCTTGGCCGGCATTGCGGCCTGTCAGGCCCCGGAATTACCAATATTCTTCGCCGATTGGCCGACCAGAAGCTGGTCACCTCCCATCGCCGCAACGGCCTCGGTGGCGGGGCGACTGCCACCGAGTTCGCCTTGCGTCCGGAAGGCGCCTTCTCGATCGGCGTAAAACTCCGCCAGCGGCGCGGCGAGATCGTGCTGATCGATCTCAGCGGCCAGGTTCATGATCGGGTCTATTTCAGCCTGGACCCCGCAGACAGGGTCGGCGCGGTGCATACTGCCGTCAAGGATATCGCCGATCGCCACGCCGCCTTGCCGATCCTCGGCCTCGGCATCGCCGCCAACGACTGGACGGATGAGCAAAGCGATCAGATCGCCGCACTGTCGACGGTCGCCCGTCCCTATGTCGAGAACGAGTGCACGGCGAGCCTTCTCGCCGAGCGCACGATCGGCAGCTCTACGCGGGACGGTGGGCTGGCGATGATCATCATCGATGACGACGTTCAGGCCGGTTTTCTCATTCGTGGCATTCCCTATTCCGGCGTACATGGCAGGGCGGGCAGCATCGGCGAAATGCTGACCGGCCCCGACAATGTCCGGCTGAACACCGTCGTCGGTTTCGAGTCCCTGCGGTCGAGGATCGGCGACCAGGAATTCACGCGCTTGCTGGACGGGGAGGAATTCTCCTCGCCGTCATTGTCGCAGTGGATACGCGAGGCAGCTGGCCATCTGCTCGACCCGATCATCGCCATGGCCGGCTTTCTTGCGCCGAGTGTCGTCATGATCGGCAGCGATCTGCCACAAGGCGTGATCGAAGCCCTGATCCATCAACTTTCGATCGAGCGGCGCGACACTTCCACGAGACCGTTGCTGACACCATGGATTTCGCCGATGAAGCCGGCGAGCTTCAGCGGCGGCGGCGTGGCACTCGGTGCCGCCCTCCTGCCCTTCCTCAACACATTGCTGCTACCACCGGCTTCCGCCTGA
- a CDS encoding glycosyltransferase, translating to MLMEALTDRGRLAARGAASVRHYVPGGDENGGGIGRLVGYITETAKETGTKHFVTDTRGARWSKLMSPARLFGAILTMAKDRIVAPDRIHHIHIAGRGSTSRKLILTEAARLFGCCHMLHLHDYDYAGDFAQRSPRQQRLIRRMFQNADCVVALGRRDRMTLTTLLGVDERRTVIAHNCVPDPGAHDIRGGQTPLIIFLGRLSERKGVTELLLALSHPDMKELQWRAVLAGDGPVEDYRRQADAMALSDLVEMPGWLDAREARALCARADILVLPSHAEGLAMSVLEGLSHGLAVVTTRVGAHDEVITDGETGILVPVGDPNALAAALAKLVTDPETCIRLSVQGRTHYLNHFSMRAYMRSLEKLYETVSAKPQAAVGAR from the coding sequence ATGCTGATGGAGGCCCTCACGGACAGAGGTCGGCTGGCGGCACGGGGCGCGGCTAGCGTCCGCCACTATGTTCCAGGCGGCGACGAGAACGGCGGCGGCATCGGCAGGCTGGTCGGCTATATAACAGAGACGGCGAAAGAGACCGGCACGAAACATTTCGTCACCGATACGAGAGGGGCACGATGGTCCAAATTGATGTCGCCGGCGCGCCTGTTCGGCGCCATCCTGACGATGGCAAAGGACCGGATCGTTGCACCCGACCGCATTCACCATATCCATATCGCCGGCCGCGGCAGCACCTCCCGAAAACTGATCCTGACGGAGGCTGCCCGATTATTCGGGTGCTGCCACATGTTGCACCTGCACGACTACGACTATGCCGGCGACTTTGCGCAACGCTCGCCGCGCCAACAACGGCTCATACGTCGGATGTTTCAGAATGCCGATTGCGTTGTGGCACTGGGCCGGCGCGATCGCATGACGCTGACGACACTTCTGGGCGTCGACGAGCGCCGCACGGTTATTGCCCATAATTGCGTCCCCGATCCCGGGGCGCACGATATTCGCGGCGGTCAGACACCGTTGATCATATTCCTTGGCCGGTTGAGCGAACGCAAGGGTGTCACGGAGCTTCTGTTGGCCCTGAGCCACCCGGACATGAAAGAACTCCAGTGGCGGGCTGTGCTAGCCGGCGACGGACCTGTCGAGGATTATCGCCGTCAGGCTGACGCCATGGCGCTTTCCGATTTGGTAGAGATGCCCGGTTGGCTCGACGCCCGTGAGGCGCGAGCCCTGTGTGCGCGTGCAGATATCCTGGTCCTGCCCTCGCACGCCGAAGGTCTGGCAATGTCCGTGCTCGAAGGGCTGTCCCACGGGCTCGCCGTCGTCACCACGCGTGTCGGGGCGCATGACGAAGTCATTACCGACGGTGAAACCGGGATCTTGGTCCCCGTCGGAGATCCGAATGCCCTGGCTGCAGCCCTGGCGAAACTGGTGACCGATCCGGAAACCTGCATCCGCCTCTCGGTCCAGGGGCGCACGCATTACCTCAACCATTTCAGCATGAGAGCCTATATGCGGTCGCTCGAGAAACTTTACGAAACCGTTTCCGCGAAACCTCAAGCAGCGGTTGGCGCACGATGA
- a CDS encoding glycosyltransferase family 2 protein — protein MERPALSVLINNYNYARFVGRAIDSVLSQAAPNVEIIVVDDGSTDQSRSVLEAYDSRVEVIFQENAGQAAAINTAVRSSMGEILCFLDADDWWAPSKLSATAAAFRANPQASLVYHRLQPTLVDGTPTSKPIPRTLCSGALPPLLTRSAGWWPFPMTSAVAVRRSAWDAAGNIPEQFRISADAWLVGIYPFLGDVIAMPDPLGFYRIHNNNWYRSTEDATTLRSRMTHWRHTVEATNLFLSAHELPARLHLADHYPYRVASAKLQGADAVSRFKLAVEGLFFAGEPNLFRRTRDSLRSARGLSRLGLDVGLSEAAK, from the coding sequence ATGGAGCGGCCGGCCCTCAGCGTCCTCATCAACAATTACAACTACGCTCGCTTCGTCGGGCGGGCGATAGACAGCGTGTTGAGCCAAGCCGCACCCAACGTCGAGATCATCGTCGTCGATGACGGCTCGACCGATCAGTCGCGGTCTGTTCTGGAAGCGTATGACAGCCGAGTAGAGGTGATCTTTCAGGAGAACGCAGGACAGGCGGCTGCGATCAATACCGCTGTGAGATCAAGCATGGGCGAGATCCTCTGTTTTCTGGATGCCGACGACTGGTGGGCGCCGAGCAAGCTGTCGGCAACGGCCGCAGCGTTCCGTGCCAACCCTCAAGCATCGCTCGTCTATCATCGACTGCAGCCGACGCTTGTCGATGGCACGCCGACTTCCAAGCCGATCCCTCGAACCCTATGTTCCGGCGCGTTGCCGCCACTACTCACACGATCTGCTGGTTGGTGGCCTTTTCCGATGACGTCGGCCGTCGCGGTACGTCGAAGCGCATGGGATGCTGCGGGAAACATTCCAGAACAGTTCCGCATATCAGCCGACGCCTGGCTCGTGGGCATCTATCCGTTTCTGGGGGACGTGATTGCCATGCCGGATCCGCTTGGATTCTACCGCATCCACAATAACAACTGGTATCGCTCGACCGAGGATGCCACCACGCTAAGGAGTCGGATGACGCACTGGCGGCATACCGTTGAAGCAACGAACCTGTTTCTCTCAGCCCATGAACTGCCGGCAAGACTACATCTGGCGGATCACTATCCCTATCGCGTTGCGTCGGCGAAGCTGCAGGGAGCCGATGCTGTCAGCCGGTTCAAGCTTGCCGTCGAAGGCCTCTTCTTTGCCGGCGAACCGAACCTGTTCAGGCGGACGCGCGATAGTTTGCGCTCGGCGCGCGGCCTGTCACGGCTCGGTCTGGACGTCGGCTTATCGGAGGCAGCGAAATGA
- a CDS encoding Gfo/Idh/MocA family protein, which yields MRLLILGTGGMANQHAARFKAIEGISVVGGVDVVAERLTAFCTEHGIANQFASLEEALAWGEFDAVANVTPDNIHHPTTLQAIAAGKHVFCEKPLATDAVKAMEMTEAIERSGKVGMVNFTYRNSPALQKGRQMVLAGEIGAVRHVEASHLQSWLVGRHWGDWKSESKWLWRLSKKHGSNGALGDIGIHIVDFASYGSGLDVAHVFARLKTFDKAPGHKIGEYDLDANDSFTMNVDFTNGAIGTIQATRTAAGQMDQLRLRVYGETGSIEMIYDTGQSTLRACLGEDVHTATWRDVPFDPVETNYQRFVQAVRAGRTQEPSFRRAANIQKVLDKALASDLSHVDEALA from the coding sequence ATGCGCTTACTCATTCTCGGCACCGGCGGCATGGCCAACCAGCACGCCGCGAGATTCAAGGCGATCGAAGGCATCAGCGTCGTGGGAGGCGTCGATGTCGTTGCGGAAAGGCTTACTGCCTTTTGCACCGAACATGGCATCGCCAATCAATTCGCTTCCCTCGAAGAGGCTCTCGCCTGGGGCGAGTTCGACGCGGTTGCGAACGTCACGCCTGATAACATCCACCACCCGACGACGCTTCAGGCGATCGCCGCCGGCAAACACGTCTTCTGCGAAAAGCCGCTTGCCACGGATGCGGTCAAGGCGATGGAGATGACCGAGGCGATCGAGCGATCGGGCAAGGTGGGCATGGTCAATTTCACCTATCGCAACTCGCCAGCGCTGCAGAAAGGCCGGCAGATGGTGCTCGCCGGCGAAATCGGCGCGGTGCGCCACGTCGAGGCCTCCCACCTTCAAAGCTGGCTGGTCGGTCGACACTGGGGCGACTGGAAGAGCGAAAGCAAATGGCTGTGGCGGCTGAGCAAGAAGCATGGATCGAACGGCGCACTCGGCGATATCGGCATCCACATCGTCGATTTCGCCTCATACGGTTCTGGACTCGACGTCGCCCATGTCTTCGCGCGACTGAAAACCTTCGACAAGGCGCCAGGCCACAAGATCGGCGAATATGATCTCGATGCGAACGACAGCTTCACGATGAATGTCGATTTCACCAATGGCGCGATCGGCACGATCCAGGCGACACGCACGGCCGCCGGGCAGATGGATCAGCTGCGCCTCAGGGTCTATGGCGAAACCGGCTCGATCGAGATGATCTACGATACCGGACAATCGACGCTGCGCGCCTGTCTCGGCGAAGACGTGCACACCGCGACCTGGCGCGACGTGCCGTTCGATCCTGTCGAGACCAACTACCAGCGGTTCGTCCAGGCCGTGCGGGCCGGCAGGACGCAGGAACCGTCGTTCCGCCGCGCCGCCAATATCCAGAAGGTCCTCGACAAGGCGCTGGCCTCCGATCTCAGCCACGTCGACGAAGCGCTCGCGTGA